GGGTTCCTCGGCGCAGAGATACCAGTCGCTGGCGCGCTCGGCGACCAGCAGGCCGCGCTGTTCGGCCAAACTTGTTTCGACGCCGGAGACGCCAAGAACACCTACGGGACGGGGAGCTTCTTCTTGATGAACACCGGCAACGAGGCGGTCGATAGCGAGCACGGCCTGCTCACGACCGTTGGCTTCCAACGGTCCGGGGAATCGGTGCAGTACGCACTGGAAGGATCCATCTTCGTCACCGGCGCGGCAATCGAGTGGCTCGAAGACATGACGCTCATCGAGGACGCCTCCGAGACGGAGCAACTCGCCCGGAGCGTCGATTCGACGGATGGCGTCTACGTCGTCCCCGCGTTCACCGGTCTCGGGGCACCCCACTGGGACCAGCGCGCTCGCGGCACAATAGTCGGCATGACCAGAGGAACCCGGCGCGAACACGTCGTGCGTGCGACGCTCGAATCCATCGCCTACCAGACTCGCGACGTGGCCGAAGCGATGATTGCCGACAGTGGCATCGAAATCGAGAGCCTGAAAGTAGACGGCGGCGCGGTCAAGAACAACTTCCTCTGTCAACTGCAATCGGACATCATCGGTACGGAAATCGCCCGACCCGAGGTTGACGAGACGACTGCACTCGGCTCTGCCTACGCCGCTGGCCTCGCAGTCGGCTACTGGGACGACCCCGAAGAACTCCGAGAGAACTGGCGAGTCGATAGGGAGTTCGAACCGGAGATGGACGCTAGTGACGCCAACGCGATGTACAACCGCTGGGACGACGCAGTTGAACGGTCGCGTGACTGGGCAAGCGACGAGGACGACAGCTAATGGCGGTGGCAGACCTGTGGTCTGTCGAGATGCTCATCGCGGCGTTCGCGGGCGGCGCGTTCGGCGCGGCGCTCGGTGCGCTCCCAGCGTTCATCTTCACGGGATTCATGGTCATCGCCGGGGAGGCCGCCAACATCGTCGGCAAGACCATCGCCGGGACGACCAACGTCGGGTCGTCGAGCGAACTCGCCGCAGTCGGCATCACTGGCTCGATAGCGTTCGGCGCGCCATTCTCGCCCGCTATCAGCTTCGCCGGTGGAGCGGCCGCTGCCGCCTACGCTGGCAAGCGAGGCTACATGGAGTCAGGCTTCGACTACCACAACGCGAAAGATATCGGGTTCGCGCTCGGAACGAAGCCAGACGTACTCGCTGTCGGTGGCGCGTTCGGCATCCTCGGTTACTGGTTGACTGTCCTCTCCTCAACCTTCTCGATGCCGTACGACCCCATCGCCATGGCCGTCGTCCTTTCGGCGGTCGCCCATCGAGTCGTCTTCGGCTACTCCATTGTAGGTGACACCAGCACTGGCCTGTTGAACATGAAACCGTTCGAGAACGGCGAGCGCCGCATCATCAGTGAAGGGGCGACCACTAGCGGCGACCCAAGCAGTGAACCTGCGCCCGACGGTGGAACCGGCGAAGCACGGTTCGTGGTGGAACCGTGGCTTCCTCACCAGTACAAGTGGGCGAACGTAACGACGATTGGGCTCGTGGTCGGTATCCTCGCGGCGTACATCGCGCTCGTGACCGAGAGTGCGTTCCTCGCGTTCGGTATCAGCGCGGCGACACTTGTGTTCCTGAACTGTGGCGTCGAACAGATTCCGGTCACGCACCACATCTCGTTAGTCGGAAGCACGGCCGCTCTCGCGGTCACCTCCGGAGACCCGGCGACGGCGAGTATGACGGTGCCGCTACTCGTGGGGGGTGTCTTTGGCATCATCGCGGCACTCGCTGGCGAGGTCGTCCAGCGCGTCTTCTACTCGCACGCAGACACGCATCTCGACCCGCCTGCAGCAGCCATCGTAGTCGGGACGGCCCTCATCGCAGTGCTGGCTATCCTCGGCGTGTTCCCCGGTAGTTCGTGGGTCGCCACGTTCGGCATCTAAACCGGGGAATCGAACGACCGCTTTTTGTATCTTATCTCCCAAGCCAGTAGCATGGCTCCCCCACTCGTCCTCGACATCGATGGGACGTTGACGCGCCCAGACGACTCTATCGACCCCGTGTTCTTCGAGCTACTCCCCCAGTGGGAGGCACCAATCGTCGTCGCCACTGGCAAATCCTTCCCGTACCCGGTCGCGCTCTGCCACTTCATGACCATCGAGCAGAACGTCATCGCCGAGAACGGTGGTGTCGTCCTCGCACGAGACGAGATTGCGACGAACGGCGACGGCGATGCCGCTCGGCAGGTCGCCGAGGAGTACGTCGAAGCGGGCTACGACCTCGGGTGGGGCAAGTCGAACCTGACCAACCGCTGGCGCGAGACCGAAATCGCCATCGCGCGCGACCAACCACGCGAACCGCTCGAAGAAATCGCCGCCAAGTACGACCAAGAGGTCATCGACACGGGCTACGCCTACCACGTCAAATCCCCCGGCATGGAGAAAGGTGCGGGCCTCAAATCGGTCGCAAAGCTACTGGACCGCGACCCCTCGGAGTTCGTCGCCATCGGCGATTCGGTGAACGACGTTTCGACGTTCGAGGTCGCTGGCGAGTCCTACGCCGTGGCGAACGCCGACGAGAAGGCCAGAGCGGCGGCTGACGTGGTGCTAGACGAGTCGTACTCGGACGGCACGTTGTCGGTGTTGGCGGAACTGCGAGAGTAACTACTCGCGCTGATTCGAATTCTGGAGTCGCTTTTTCGCGCCGTGGACGATGGCTGCCGCGGCCACGAGTCCGACGCCTCCAACGAGTGCCCACGGTCCCCAGTCGGGGTTCTCCGTCTTGTTGTCCGCCGTCTCGCTATCGGGAGCAGTCGAATCGTCGGTGCGACTCATCGCACTTCTCCGTCGCGCCACTCGGCGAACGAGTCGAGCACGTCGGTCTCCTCGAATCGCTCTATGCAGGGCACGTCGTAAGGATGACTCTCCTCGACTCGGGTGACGAGGTCGTCGTAAGCTTCGTCGGTCGTCTTCGCCAGCAAGACGACCTCCTCGTCGTGGTGGACTTCACCGTCCCAGCGATAGACCGAAGTACAGGGGAATCGGTTGACGCAGGCTGCAAGTTGCTCTTCGACCAGCAGTTCTGCGAGGTCAGCCCCAGCGTCGGGTGGCGCGGTAATGTAGGCAGTCGGCATAGTCGAAGAAGTGGCCTCCAGAGAGATAAAGACGCACCGCTCCGTGGTCCGGTTCGGTGATACGTAGCTCGACGCGCTTTAGTTGGCACAACCCTCTCAGGGTAGTCGGACTGGCGGTTACGAGGTCATCGACACTACTGACTGACTCGCCAGCTATCTGTTCGCAACCGCGCGAAACGTCCAGGACGAGTTGGTCTCGGGTTGCTATTTGAAGGTTCGCCCATTTTCGGCTACGTATCACACTTCCGCCGCGTCCCGAACCACCCCGACTTCGTCTAACTTGCGATGCAACCAGACCCCGGTAACGACGCCGAGTGCGTCGGTCAGCGCAACCAGCACCGCGGTCGCTCGAAACGGCCACTGCCACGGTCCCGCTGGAATCGAGTGAACGTGGTCTGGGTTCGCCACGAGGAAGTGGAAGTAGAGACCGAAGAGGAAAGAGGCCGCCATTGACCCAGTGAGTAGCAGGATGCCCCACGAATCTCTGCCTAGTCCGAGCAGACCGAGCGCGAACAGTGGTAAACCGAGCGCCACCGCGTAGACGAACGCGGTCTGCCAAGTTGCCAGCCTCACCGGAATCTCGGCGTGCGGGACACCGTGGGAAACGTTTGCGACGGTGTGAAGTGCGACGGCCGCAGTTGCGAGTTTCAGGCCGCGGCTTTCCATTCGTTGCTCTCCGCCGGTTCGGTGAGTGTTCCCTCGGCGTTCCACTGTTCGACCACTGCCTCTACCCCCTCTCGATAGGTCGGATACTTCGGCTGCCAGTCGAAGTCACGTTTGAATTTCTCCGCGCTTGTCGGCGCGGGACTCGTGAGTAGTCGTACCGTGTGCTCGCCAGTGAGATACTTCGCCAGCCATCCCGGAACCCGGCGCGGTTCGGGCGCGCCCAATTTGTCGGCGAACTCGGAAAAGAGGTTGGCGACCGTGACTGGTTCGTCGTCCACGACGTGGTAGAGGCCGGTCGCATCACCCTCGGCGGCCGCGACGAACGCCCGTGCCGCGTCTTCGACGTGGAGGATGGAGAGTTCGGCGTCATTGCGTCCCAGCAATCCGGTTCCGACTATCGGCAGTTCTTTGGCGAGCAGTCCTTCACCGATGGTTTTCGTGTGGGCGGCGTCGGGAGCGTAGAACCAACCACAGCGCAGAACGACCGTCTCGAAGCCGTGTTCGTTGCCTGCTTCTTTTGCAATCTGCTCTGCGTCGAGTGCCGATTCGGTCGTTCGGTCGGGATGCGGCGTTGCGCTCTCGTCGAAAGTTTCACCGTCGGGTTGTCGCGCGACCCACGAGATGCTCTGCTGTAGGTATCGCTGTGCGCCGACTTCTGCAGCGGCGGCGGACAAGTTCTCGGCCCCCTCGCGACGCACTCGGTCGTTCAGCTTCCAGTCTTCGGCGGTCGGTTTTTCCTTGGTCGGGATAGCCGTCGCGGCGTGGACGACGACGTCTGCACCTTCGGCGGCCGAAACGAGCGATTCGCGGTCGAAGATATCTCCGCGGACTGGGTCACCGCCGCGTGCCTCGACTAGTTGGTCGCCCGATTCGTCTCGGGTCAGTCCGACCACGTCGTGGCCGCTGTCGGTGAACTTGGCCACGAGTCGGTGTCCTAAGACGCCCGTCGATCCGGCGATGAAGACGTTCATAGCTATGCTTTCGGCTGGCTAGTCGATAGCGATTCTGCCGGACTGACGCGGCGAATTTATAAGTAATCGCACTCGTATCGTCGGCCATGCAACACCTCCGGTTGACCTTCTACGCTGACGAGGTCGAACTCCACCCGGTTCACACGCTGTTCGTGGAACAGCCCTACGTCGAGTCGGCACGGATGGTCCACTGGAACGACGCCAACGAGACGGTCACCCACTCTTTCGAAGTCGTGGGCGACCGCGAGCAGTTCGAGTCGGACTTGGCCGACACGCCGGAAGTGTTGGAGTACGACCTCGCGACGATTGATGACGGTCGATTCTACACGTACATCCGTACCGAGACGACGGCAGTCCAACGGGCACTCTTCGACGCGTACGACCGCAACAGCATCGTCGTCACGTCCGACCTCGACCACACCGACGACGGCGGCGTTTCGTTCGGCGTCGCTGGACGCTCTGAGGAGTTACAGCGAGCTATCGACGCCGCCCCGGAAGGAATTCGCGTCGAAGTCGAGCGCGTCGGCGGCCGAGGCGTGAAGACGATGCCCGAGCAGGGGCTCTCGAAACGCCAGCGTGAGGCAGTCGAGGTGGCTGTGGCAGTTGGCTACTACGACGTTCCGAGAACTGCGAGTCACGAAGCCGTCGCCGAGGAGTTAGACTGTGCGCCGAGTACTGCCGCGGAACATCTCAGGAAAGCCGAATCGAAGTTGTTGCGCGCGCTGTTCGCGTAGTCGTTTCGTGATTGTGAGTTCTCCGCTCAGTCGTTCCGCGGCGCTGGCGTGGGTTCTGTGGAGTCCTCGACGTAGTCCAAGTCGTCGGTGTAGTGGTCCACCAGCAGAACTGCGGCCGCGCCAGCAAGTGCGGCGATGAGGACGACGGCGATGCGCGTGGAGGTCCATGCACCGTCGGCCCCGAGAACTCGAATTGCGGGGAGTCGTAGCGCGCCGACCATCAGCGCGACGAGGAAGGTGAGCGTAATCTGGTGGTAGTTCGACAGCGCCCACTCGACTACGCGGGAGAAGGTGAGGATACCGACCGCCGCACCGGCCATGAACGAGGCGATACTGACGAACGGGCCGACCAGACTCTCCCACGACGCACCCTGCGCGACGGCTCCCAGTTTGTCGATGAATCCGTGGAGGGTGTTCGAGAGGTAGATGTACTGACCGAAGAGCAACAGCAAGAACGACCCCGAGACGCCGGGGAGAATCATCGCGCTAATCGCGACGGCTCCGACGAGGAACAACACGAGCGGGGAGTGGGGAACGTTCGCGGAAGCGGGGACGCCTGCCATGAGGAACGCGACGACGAACCCGACGACTGCCGCGGCACGCTCGCCGTTCGTGTCCAGCGAGACTTCGCTCCAGAGGACGACTGCCGACGCGGCGATGAGTCCGAAGAAGAACGCGAACAGGATGGCCGGGTTGGTCTTCTCGACGCTACTCACCACGTCTGTCACGGCGACGACCGCGGTGAAGATACCCAGTCCGAGCGCGATAAGGAACGGTAGGTCCATCTCGCGGAGCATCGCCGCGATTCGACCGCGCGCGTCGGCGTCGTACGCCCGCGGCAGGTCCGCAACCACTGCCGGGTCGAAGGCGGCGATGGCTCCGATGAGTCGCTCGTAGATACCGGTTATCAGCGCGATAGTGCCGCCGGAGACGCCGGGCACGGCGTCTGCGGCACCCATGAAGATGCCCTTGAGGTAGATGGAGAGCCAGTCTCGCATTCGTTGTTTGATACAGTAAGGGAGCGGAAAAACTGTTCGGCTCAGGAGTTACGGATTCGGCGGGGTCGTTCACGGACGGCACGAGAGTCGAGTGAGTTCTGTGAGGACAGTTGTACTGTGATTTGTGACTACGGAGAAGTTCACTTCGAGAAGCTAGCTACTCCCGAAACCGAGAAGACCGCACTGCGACCGCTCCAGCCACACACCTCCCCAACCGACTCCCTCCGCTCCTTGCAGTCGCTCCGGTCATCCACCGGAAGACTGCGCTTCGCTTGTCTTCCGAGCCTTCAGTCGTCGTCCGAGAGAGCGTCGCTCTCTCGTGATCACGAAAGGGCTTTGCCCTTTCGAACGACTACGCTCCTGAAGACCTCGCACGGACAGTTACAGGCGGTCACGCGAGTCGCGTGACCGCCTGTAACGCGCGCGCCGTCTGTCGGTGAAAAATCGAGACGGTGGTCAAACTCAGCGAATCCGAAAGAAAACGAAAGTCAGCTACCTCAGTTCTGCTCAGTCGCGCGTGCCAATGGCGACGGCACCGACGAACGCGGCGACGAGACCGGCGCGTGCGGGCGTCGTCTCCTCACGGTCCGGAAGCGCGTCCTCGGGGCTCATTCGGGCCGAGGTGTTGTTGGACGCGCTCGAACCGTTAGTGTCCGAGGAGTTGTCACCCGGCGACGACTCGTTGACGGGCGAACTGGTGTTGTTGCCCGGTGCGCTCTCGTTCGCGGGCGGGGCCGTCGAGTTGTTCTGGTTCGGTTGGGTGAGTTCGTAGGAGTTTTCGGTCAACTCCACGGAGACGGCGCTTCCGTCCTCGCCGATGACCTTCCCTTCCGAGACCTGCGAGGTCGCGTTGTAGTAGGTGAACGTCCCGTTACCCTGCGACTCAGGGCTCGTGTAGAACTGGTACGGACCAGCCGATTTCACGCTGACGTTCGTGTAGCCCTGTTCGGTACCCCACTGCTCGTAGCCCGTCGTCGAGTAGGGCAGGGTCATGTTGAAGTTCCCGTTCGGACCAGTCTTGGCCTGCTGGCGGTAGACGAACGAGGTGTTCTTACCGACCGGCGACATCCGAACCTGTGCGGTGACGGTGGTGTTCGCCGGGCCAGTTCCTTGGACCGTTGCACCCGGAACGCGCTCGAAGGTCTTCACCCACGCGGGGTCGGTTCGAACGACGCTGTTCGGCCGCATGCCGGCCCGCTGGAGCAGTGCCATCTGGGTTCGCGTCGTCTGCGTCCACTGCGAGGCCTGCGAGGCGGAACTGTCGCTCTGCTTGACAAGTCGGTAGTGCTGGAGCGCGGGGATGCGCTCGCTCGGGAACGGACCGACGCCACCGATTTGGGCCGTGCCGTCCTCTCTGACGAACTGACGGGCAGCAGACATGTTGTCGAACGAGCGCATTATCGTCGCGTTCGGCCCGGACGGCGTCTTGACGAACTGGTCGGGGTTCGCACCGCCGATGCGGTCGTAGTCCACGACGACGTTCGGGTTCGGTTCCACGGCGCTCCCGTGGTAGAGGTAGAGCCGAACCATCTGGCTCTCGTAGTAGCGCTGACTCTTCAGTCGAGTCACCATGCGCGGCTGGTTGTTGTCGATACCCTGATACAGCGCGGTGTAGAAGTCGTACTGGTTGACTTCGTCGTTGAAGACGGTCGGAGCGCCGAACTTCGAAGATGGCTCGACCATCTTCCAGTCCACCATCACGTAGCGGGTGTCTTCCTGGTCCTCGCCGAGCGAGTCGATGACCTGATTGGCCTCCTGTTCGCTCGGTGCGAGCAGGTACTTCGCGGCCGTTCGCGCACCTTCCTGGAACGGGTTCGCGTTCGGAATCCGCTCGCCTTGGACGGTAATCCAGTGGCCGTAGTCCCACCACGACATCACGCCGTAGGCACCTTCGGGATACGAGTAGTCGTCGTTCTGTTGGTCGAACGTGCCGTAGTAGGCCATCTGCTCTGCGTTGTTCGCACCGCCGTAGTTGCCCTCGGCGGGCGTCTCGTTGGCCATCCAGTCGAGCGTGCCGTCCCAGTTAGTCACGGCACCGGGGCGGGCACCGTCGCCGGACGTGACGGCCGTACTCGTCTTGTCGATGGACGAGTAGCCCGTGGTGCCGACACTCGCCGGAACGACGAGGACTGGCATCACCAGCAAGACGACGAAGACGACTGCGATGACCTGGTAGCCTTCGACGTCTTTGTACGACGACCAGTTTCGAAGGTTCGCCAGCGAGATGACGCGACCGACGAGGTACGCGTTCATGACGGCGACCGGAACGACGAGATAGTAGTTGAAGCGAATCTGGGTGAACGCCGCGGCCGTGATGAACGCGGCCCAGACGAGGACGAGCATGTTCTCCGCTCGGTGGTCGTCCGTCCGGAACGTGGTCCAGACCATCCAGACCGCCGCGAGACCCGCGGCGAACAGCATCAGGCCGTACTCTTGGAGGATGACGTCGAACCAGCTAATGCCGTACTGCGGGTTGGCGCGCGAGAGGAACGGTTGGGCCTCGCCGATGGTTCGGGTCTTCGCACCCGTACTGAACCCGACGACGCGAACGAGGTTGTTCTGCACGAGGTTGAACAGGCTGTTGAACGCGACGTAGACGAAGCCAGTGAGTGCGAGGAGGATACCGCCGATTGCGGCGGGGTACCCCCACGTCGTGAGGTCGCGGTTGTCCCACTCTCGGGCGAGCCACGCCATGAACACACAGCCAGCGGCGACGCCGAACGCGAGGAGTGGCTGGAGAATCGAGAACTTCGTCGGACTCGGGTCGAGCGTACCGAGCGGGACCAACATCAGCAGGCCCGTGACGCCCATACTCACTGCGCCGACGAGTGCGAGGTGGTCGGGGCTGACCCCGCGCACGTAGTCCGCGGTGAGCTTCAGCAGGTAGAAGACGCCGAAGATACCGACGAGCAGGACGCCCGGCGGCCACGTCCAGAGGTAGAGCGCGGTGGCGATACCTGCCAAGACGGCGAAGCCGACCGGTTTCCGGAGCGAATCGAAGTCGCGGTCGGCGACCAGTTCGTACACCGGTTTCTCGCGCTCGGCGACGGTGAGCGCGACCATCATCGCGAGCACTGCGAGCGATTGGAAGAGTGGTTCGGCGATGTTGTGGTCGGCGAAGCCGACGAGTCCGCGCCGGAGGAACGTACCGGGGAGGAGCGCGAGGACGAGGACGCCGAAGAGGCCGCCGGGACGGCCGCCGAGTCGCTTCCCGATGAGGTAGGTCGGAATCGCGACCAGCGCGCCGAAGACGGCCGGAGCGACGAGCAGTGTCTTTGCGACCAACTGTTGGGAGGGGTCGCCCAAGCCGACGATTAGCGCGGCCGTGGCGACGAGTTGGTCGTACAGCGTGCCGAACTGGCCGACGCTGGTGCCGAACGGGAAGTACGTCCACGGGTCGTACGGCATCGTTTGAGGCCAGTTCTGGACTGTGTACTGTACTTGTCGGAGGTGATACCACGCGTCGTTACCGGAGAAGAACACCTCTCCGCCAGTGGTGAAGTTGTCGTAGGACTGGAGACGCACCCAGAGCATGAACGCGACGACTGCGCCAAGCACGGGGACGTGGTACCAGTCTTCGAACGCATCGAGGACCGATTCGGTAGTGTCGGTGGAGTCCTCGACTTGCTCGGTCTGCTGGCTCATTGAATTGAGAAACTGCCAAAACGCGCATAAGCCTTATGACTTGGACATATGTCTGTTGCTGTAACCGTTCGCCGGGTCTCAGTTCGTGATTCCAGCGGTCTCGGCACTTTCGAACGAAAACACCCGTCTGATTCACGCGAGCGACAGGAGGTCAGGAGAGCAACTGGTTCCGCAAGTCTTGCGCGATACCCCGAACGTCGAGACGAATCCGCTCGCTCAGGACTAATAGGACCGCGAAGTACGTGACACCGCCGACGCCCAACAGCACCGCGAGTCGGAGCGCGCCGTCGGCACCGCCGAGTTGCACTTTCAGCGAGAAGACGACGCCGACCATGACGAGCATCGCGACGACCTGTCTACCCACGTCGGCGACTGCGGCGAGCGAAACCGACTGGTCGAGCAAGTACAGTAGCGTCCCGACGCTCACGCAGAACGCCAGTACCGTCGCCCACGCGACGCCCCACGCGTCGTACTGCATCGTCAGGGGGACGGCAGTCAGTCCGTACGTGACGACCAACAGGAGACCGCTGACGGCGTACACTCGCGGCCGGTCTGTGCCGAGGAAGAACTTCTCTAAGCCCTCTCGGTAGCCGTTCATGAGGTTCGCCAGCGCGAGAACTGGGATGAGCGCGTTCGCCAGTCCGACGACGCCCAGAATCGGGAGCGTCGTCGTCCCCGCAGACGCCCCATAGAGCGTCAGCAAGAGGGCGTTGCCGACTATCGCGCCGCCGCCGAGGACTGGGATGGCGAACAGGCCAGCGTAGGTGAGGATGGCCGAGAGAATCTTCGTCGTCTCCTCGTCGTTGCCGTCTGCCGTGTTGGCCGAAATCTGGGGGAGTGCAACCTGTGCGAGCGCGGAGGAGAACAGCATCGACGCCTCGGTAATCGTGAAGACGTTCTTGTAGACGCCG
The sequence above is a segment of the Halorussus halophilus genome. Coding sequences within it:
- the glpK gene encoding glycerol kinase GlpK gives rise to the protein MSTGTQYVGAIDQGTTGTRFMVFDHDGSVVANAYETHEQMYPEPGWVEHDPLEIWENTKSVIQSSLAEAGIGADQLAAIGVTNQRETTLFWDAETGKPIHNAIVWQDRRTTDRVEQLEADGKVADIRKKTGLEADAYFSATKAEWLLENAEPIKTQRARPADLKERAADGEILFGTIDSWVVFNLTGNHVTDVTNASRTMLFDIHEMDWDDELLAEFNVPEGCLPEVRPSSDENYYGTTDDEGFLGAEIPVAGALGDQQAALFGQTCFDAGDAKNTYGTGSFFLMNTGNEAVDSEHGLLTTVGFQRSGESVQYALEGSIFVTGAAIEWLEDMTLIEDASETEQLARSVDSTDGVYVVPAFTGLGAPHWDQRARGTIVGMTRGTRREHVVRATLESIAYQTRDVAEAMIADSGIEIESLKVDGGAVKNNFLCQLQSDIIGTEIARPEVDETTALGSAYAAGLAVGYWDDPEELRENWRVDREFEPEMDASDANAMYNRWDDAVERSRDWASDEDDS
- a CDS encoding HAD-IIB family hydrolase, translated to MAPPLVLDIDGTLTRPDDSIDPVFFELLPQWEAPIVVATGKSFPYPVALCHFMTIEQNVIAENGGVVLARDEIATNGDGDAARQVAEEYVEAGYDLGWGKSNLTNRWRETEIAIARDQPREPLEEIAAKYDQEVIDTGYAYHVKSPGMEKGAGLKSVAKLLDRDPSEFVAIGDSVNDVSTFEVAGESYAVANADEKARAAADVVLDESYSDGTLSVLAELRE
- the cutA gene encoding divalent-cation tolerance protein CutA: MPTAYITAPPDAGADLAELLVEEQLAACVNRFPCTSVYRWDGEVHHDEEVVLLAKTTDEAYDDLVTRVEESHPYDVPCIERFEETDVLDSFAEWRDGEVR
- a CDS encoding NAD-dependent epimerase/dehydratase family protein — protein: MNVFIAGSTGVLGHRLVAKFTDSGHDVVGLTRDESGDQLVEARGGDPVRGDIFDRESLVSAAEGADVVVHAATAIPTKEKPTAEDWKLNDRVRREGAENLSAAAAEVGAQRYLQQSISWVARQPDGETFDESATPHPDRTTESALDAEQIAKEAGNEHGFETVVLRCGWFYAPDAAHTKTIGEGLLAKELPIVGTGLLGRNDAELSILHVEDAARAFVAAAEGDATGLYHVVDDEPVTVANLFSEFADKLGAPEPRRVPGWLAKYLTGEHTVRLLTSPAPTSAEKFKRDFDWQPKYPTYREGVEAVVEQWNAEGTLTEPAESNEWKAAA
- a CDS encoding helix-turn-helix domain-containing protein, whose protein sequence is MQHLRLTFYADEVELHPVHTLFVEQPYVESARMVHWNDANETVTHSFEVVGDREQFESDLADTPEVLEYDLATIDDGRFYTYIRTETTAVQRALFDAYDRNSIVVTSDLDHTDDGGVSFGVAGRSEELQRAIDAAPEGIRVEVERVGGRGVKTMPEQGLSKRQREAVEVAVAVGYYDVPRTASHEAVAEELDCAPSTAAEHLRKAESKLLRALFA
- a CDS encoding DUF368 domain-containing protein — encoded protein: MRDWLSIYLKGIFMGAADAVPGVSGGTIALITGIYERLIGAIAAFDPAVVADLPRAYDADARGRIAAMLREMDLPFLIALGLGIFTAVVAVTDVVSSVEKTNPAILFAFFFGLIAASAVVLWSEVSLDTNGERAAAVVGFVVAFLMAGVPASANVPHSPLVLFLVGAVAISAMILPGVSGSFLLLLFGQYIYLSNTLHGFIDKLGAVAQGASWESLVGPFVSIASFMAGAAVGILTFSRVVEWALSNYHQITLTFLVALMVGALRLPAIRVLGADGAWTSTRIAVVLIAALAGAAAVLLVDHYTDDLDYVEDSTEPTPAPRND
- a CDS encoding oligosaccharyl transferase, archaeosortase A system-associated, with translation MSQQTEQVEDSTDTTESVLDAFEDWYHVPVLGAVVAFMLWVRLQSYDNFTTGGEVFFSGNDAWYHLRQVQYTVQNWPQTMPYDPWTYFPFGTSVGQFGTLYDQLVATAALIVGLGDPSQQLVAKTLLVAPAVFGALVAIPTYLIGKRLGGRPGGLFGVLVLALLPGTFLRRGLVGFADHNIAEPLFQSLAVLAMMVALTVAEREKPVYELVADRDFDSLRKPVGFAVLAGIATALYLWTWPPGVLLVGIFGVFYLLKLTADYVRGVSPDHLALVGAVSMGVTGLLMLVPLGTLDPSPTKFSILQPLLAFGVAAGCVFMAWLAREWDNRDLTTWGYPAAIGGILLALTGFVYVAFNSLFNLVQNNLVRVVGFSTGAKTRTIGEAQPFLSRANPQYGISWFDVILQEYGLMLFAAGLAAVWMVWTTFRTDDHRAENMLVLVWAAFITAAAFTQIRFNYYLVVPVAVMNAYLVGRVISLANLRNWSSYKDVEGYQVIAVVFVVLLVMPVLVVPASVGTTGYSSIDKTSTAVTSGDGARPGAVTNWDGTLDWMANETPAEGNYGGANNAEQMAYYGTFDQQNDDYSYPEGAYGVMSWWDYGHWITVQGERIPNANPFQEGARTAAKYLLAPSEQEANQVIDSLGEDQEDTRYVMVDWKMVEPSSKFGAPTVFNDEVNQYDFYTALYQGIDNNQPRMVTRLKSQRYYESQMVRLYLYHGSAVEPNPNVVVDYDRIGGANPDQFVKTPSGPNATIMRSFDNMSAARQFVREDGTAQIGGVGPFPSERIPALQHYRLVKQSDSSASQASQWTQTTRTQMALLQRAGMRPNSVVRTDPAWVKTFERVPGATVQGTGPANTTVTAQVRMSPVGKNTSFVYRQQAKTGPNGNFNMTLPYSTTGYEQWGTEQGYTNVSVKSAGPYQFYTSPESQGNGTFTYYNATSQVSEGKVIGEDGSAVSVELTENSYELTQPNQNNSTAPPANESAPGNNTSSPVNESSPGDNSSDTNGSSASNNTSARMSPEDALPDREETTPARAGLVAAFVGAVAIGTRD
- a CDS encoding oligosaccharide flippase family protein is translated as MKIGAEVSKRFATNILGTLAAFLGTIFFTRELGFDGIGVYGTFLSFQMIAANVSSFGLYPVVVKRVSEGSDEARHFASGAAILFGGVAAVTVVFFLIRDYVNAILHVDAAMLVPLAVLTWGLFRLSGSFLEGKQQVALVGAIENSRYALIVPIQAALVIWGFGVRGLIWGLIAGQFLTFLISYVGFARVVPARPSRALFSEFLDYSKYAYVQSVSAQAFKHADYIIINSFVGPAATGVYKNVFTITEASMLFSSALAQVALPQISANTADGNDEETTKILSAILTYAGLFAIPVLGGGAIVGNALLLTLYGASAGTTTLPILGVVGLANALIPVLALANLMNGYREGLEKFFLGTDRPRVYAVSGLLLVVTYGLTAVPLTMQYDAWGVAWATVLAFCVSVGTLLYLLDQSVSLAAVADVGRQVVAMLVMVGVVFSLKVQLGGADGALRLAVLLGVGGVTYFAVLLVLSERIRLDVRGIAQDLRNQLLS